In the genome of Streptomyces pactum, one region contains:
- a CDS encoding SIS domain-containing protein, translating into MSDSTLSARYFDAAIDLLHRVRDEEADNIAAAGALVADTVVAGGRLFAFGAGHSSLPAQDVVYRAGGLALMNLLPVPGMVGVDVVPATLGSALERVGGLAGVVLDTSPARSGDLLFIISLSGRNTLPVEMAQNARALGLTVIGVTSVAYASATRSRHASGTFLKDHCDLVLDSKIGIGDAELTVDGVGAPFAPASTVVTSALMQAVLATAVGELAERGIDPPMLRSGNVDGGHEWNGRVMTEYADRIFYRR; encoded by the coding sequence ATGAGTGACAGCACGTTGTCCGCGCGGTACTTCGACGCCGCGATCGACCTCCTGCACCGGGTGCGGGACGAGGAGGCCGACAACATCGCGGCGGCCGGTGCCCTCGTCGCGGACACCGTGGTGGCCGGCGGCCGGCTCTTCGCCTTCGGTGCCGGTCACTCCTCGCTGCCCGCCCAGGACGTGGTGTACCGGGCCGGCGGCCTGGCCCTGATGAACCTGCTGCCGGTGCCGGGGATGGTCGGGGTGGACGTGGTGCCCGCCACGCTGGGCAGCGCCCTGGAGCGGGTCGGCGGCCTGGCCGGGGTGGTCCTGGACACGAGCCCCGCCCGCTCCGGCGACCTGCTCTTCATCATCTCGCTGTCCGGGCGGAACACCCTGCCGGTGGAGATGGCGCAGAACGCGCGGGCGCTGGGTCTGACGGTGATCGGCGTGACGTCGGTCGCGTACGCCTCCGCCACCCGCTCCCGGCACGCCTCCGGCACCTTCCTCAAGGACCACTGCGACCTGGTACTGGACAGCAAGATCGGCATCGGTGACGCGGAGCTGACCGTCGACGGCGTGGGCGCGCCGTTCGCACCCGCCTCCACCGTGGTCACCAGCGCGCTGATGCAGGCGGTGCTGGCGACCGCGGTCGGGGAGCTGGCCGAGCGGGGGATCGACCCGCCGATGCTCCGCTCGGGGAACGTGGACGGCGGCCACGAGTGGAACGGCCGGGTGATGACGGAGTACGCGGACCGCATCTTCTACCGCCGCTGA
- a CDS encoding PAS domain-containing protein produces the protein MSAAPPGAADAAPEGDGPGGGPPPDGPERADRDLLDALLNGMDAALCAFDADGTVTHWNREAERVLGWTAAEAVGRRWLSGWAVRPADAPDVETRLMSAMESSDRQVSEFPLLTRDGGRVLVRAQLSPVRRGGRPAGVYCAFGEARTQVDLERSLAFGEAVLDDTTWGVVVVDADLRPAVVNSHAARALRTGRTGLLGRPLGDVIAHGAEELEGALQHVLAEGTPPTPAELWVTLRGAGPGAGRGPDLPGRRTGAGGARPDAGRWPDDPARPAGGTFGALAGGAAGAAGAGGGVPEADGERRCWRSSFLRLGSPYAEQPVPLGVAWVFLDVTETKQAEQESSRLRFRSNQLHRAARAAAECEDPLEAATVQLDFALAGFADHALIDLVLRPADPGGPSPERHDDAPGRPSDTSRRAPRPSRVAGGGGPASVPFDGPAPVRLVRAAATPAGATGLGPCPCRPVFSGGIPVPYLDGHPALQAAERCGSVRLSAARLEGPAAGQWARVRKWPEGTVHALCTVLRSRGRTLGVATFLRGAGRRPFDRGDAVYAEDVSVRVAAALDLARLLD, from the coding sequence ATGTCGGCCGCACCACCGGGCGCGGCGGATGCCGCACCGGAAGGCGACGGACCGGGCGGCGGCCCGCCGCCGGACGGCCCGGAGCGCGCGGACCGGGACCTGCTCGACGCCCTGCTGAACGGGATGGACGCGGCGCTGTGCGCGTTCGACGCGGACGGCACGGTCACCCACTGGAACCGCGAGGCCGAACGCGTCCTCGGCTGGACCGCCGCCGAGGCCGTCGGCCGGCGCTGGCTGAGCGGCTGGGCCGTCCGCCCCGCGGACGCGCCCGACGTGGAGACCCGGCTGATGTCCGCGATGGAGTCGTCCGACCGCCAGGTGAGCGAGTTCCCGCTGCTCACCAGGGACGGCGGCCGGGTGCTGGTGCGGGCCCAGCTGTCCCCGGTGCGGCGCGGCGGCCGGCCGGCCGGGGTGTACTGCGCGTTCGGCGAGGCACGCACCCAGGTGGACCTGGAACGCTCCCTCGCGTTCGGCGAGGCCGTGCTGGACGACACCACCTGGGGCGTGGTGGTGGTGGACGCCGACCTGCGCCCGGCGGTGGTCAACAGCCATGCCGCCCGGGCCCTGCGCACCGGGCGCACCGGACTGCTGGGCCGGCCGCTGGGCGACGTCATCGCCCATGGTGCGGAGGAACTGGAGGGCGCCCTCCAGCACGTGCTGGCCGAGGGCACCCCGCCCACCCCGGCCGAGCTGTGGGTCACCCTCCGCGGCGCGGGCCCGGGCGCCGGCCGCGGGCCCGACTTACCCGGCCGGCGGACCGGGGCGGGCGGCGCCCGGCCGGACGCCGGCCGGTGGCCCGACGACCCGGCACGGCCGGCCGGCGGGACCTTCGGTGCCCTCGCCGGCGGTGCGGCCGGCGCGGCCGGTGCGGGCGGGGGCGTCCCGGAGGCCGACGGCGAACGCCGCTGCTGGCGCAGCTCGTTCCTGCGGCTGGGCTCGCCGTACGCCGAGCAGCCGGTCCCGCTCGGGGTGGCCTGGGTCTTCCTGGACGTCACCGAGACCAAACAGGCGGAGCAGGAGAGCTCCCGGCTGCGCTTCCGCAGCAATCAGCTGCACCGGGCGGCACGGGCCGCCGCCGAGTGCGAGGACCCGCTGGAGGCGGCCACCGTACAGCTGGACTTCGCCCTCGCCGGGTTCGCCGACCACGCGCTGATAGACCTGGTGCTCCGCCCGGCGGACCCGGGTGGTCCGTCGCCGGAGCGCCACGACGACGCGCCGGGCCGCCCGTCCGACACCTCCCGCCGGGCGCCGCGGCCGTCCCGGGTGGCCGGGGGCGGCGGGCCCGCCTCCGTGCCGTTCGACGGTCCGGCCCCGGTCCGGCTGGTGCGGGCCGCCGCCACCCCGGCCGGGGCGACCGGCCTCGGCCCGTGCCCGTGCCGCCCGGTCTTCTCCGGCGGCATCCCGGTGCCGTACCTGGACGGCCATCCGGCGCTCCAGGCGGCCGAGCGCTGCGGCTCGGTCCGGCTCAGCGCGGCCCGGCTGGAGGGGCCGGCGGCCGGTCAGTGGGCCCGGGTCCGAAAATGGCCGGAAGGCACCGTACACGCACTCTGTACGGTGCTGCGCAGCCGCGGCCGGACCCTGGGCGTCGCCACCTTCCTGCGCGGCGCCGGCCGGCGGCCGTTCGACCGCGGTGACGCGGTGTACGCGGAGGACGTCTCGGTCCGGGTGGCGGCGGCGCTGGACCTGGCCCGGCTGCTGGACTGA
- a CDS encoding alpha/beta fold hydrolase, which produces MLRRIDVTGSGGVRLAAWEFTDPPEVAEAGPERGRGPGVLLLHGLMGCAAHWAGTARWLAARHRVVALDQRGHGASDKPAEGPFTREAYVADAVAVIERLDLAPVTLIGHSMGALTAWQLAAHHPGLVRALVISDMRASALGAASQREWADWFATWPLPFASLADVRRWFGEEDPWLERPSPSRGDFYAEVMAEGADGWRPVFSRRQMLAARETWVHDAHWEELALVGCPALVIRGLDGELGRAEAQEMVRVLPHGRYAEVPDAGHLIHYDQPGAWRDAVESFLTTEVPV; this is translated from the coding sequence GTGCTGCGGCGTATCGACGTAACCGGAAGCGGCGGTGTACGGCTCGCTGCCTGGGAGTTCACCGACCCGCCCGAGGTGGCGGAGGCCGGCCCGGAGCGGGGCCGGGGGCCGGGAGTGCTGCTGCTCCACGGTCTGATGGGGTGCGCCGCGCACTGGGCGGGGACGGCCCGGTGGCTGGCCGCCCGGCACCGCGTGGTCGCCCTCGACCAGCGCGGCCACGGCGCCAGCGACAAGCCCGCCGAGGGACCCTTCACCCGCGAGGCGTACGTGGCCGACGCGGTCGCCGTCATCGAGCGGCTGGACCTCGCCCCGGTCACCCTCATCGGCCACTCCATGGGCGCGCTCACCGCCTGGCAGCTCGCCGCCCACCACCCCGGCCTGGTGCGGGCGCTGGTCATCAGCGACATGCGGGCCTCCGCCCTGGGCGCCGCCTCGCAGCGCGAGTGGGCCGACTGGTTCGCCACCTGGCCGCTGCCCTTCGCCTCCCTCGCGGACGTCCGCAGGTGGTTCGGCGAGGAGGACCCGTGGCTGGAGCGGCCCAGCCCGTCCCGGGGGGACTTCTACGCCGAGGTCATGGCGGAAGGGGCGGACGGCTGGCGGCCGGTCTTCTCCCGCCGGCAGATGCTCGCCGCCCGGGAGACCTGGGTCCACGACGCGCACTGGGAGGAGCTGGCGCTGGTGGGCTGCCCCGCCCTGGTCATCCGCGGCCTCGACGGCGAGCTGGGCCGCGCCGAGGCGCAGGAGATGGTGCGGGTGCTGCCGCACGGGCGGTACGCCGAGGTGCCCGACGCCGGCCACCTCATCCACTACGACCAGCCCGGGGCGTGGCGCGACGCGGTCGAGTCCTTCCTGACCACGGAGGTCCCGGTGTAG
- a CDS encoding metal-dependent transcriptional regulator — MSGLIDTTEMYLRTILELEEEGVVPMRARIAERLDQSGPTVSQTVARMERDGLVQVAGDRHLELTEEGRRLATRVMRKHRLAECLLVDVIGLEWEQVHAEACRWEHVMSEAVERRVLELLRHPTESPYGNPIPGLEELGEKAEADPFLDESMVSLSDLDPGSEGKTVVVRRIGEPIQTDAQLMYTLRRAGVQPGSVVSVTESAGGVLVGSSGEAAELDADIAAHVFVAKR; from the coding sequence ATGTCCGGACTGATCGACACCACGGAGATGTATCTCCGCACCATCCTCGAACTGGAAGAGGAAGGTGTGGTCCCCATGCGTGCCCGTATCGCGGAGCGGCTCGACCAGAGCGGCCCGACGGTCAGCCAGACCGTGGCGCGCATGGAGCGGGACGGTCTGGTCCAGGTCGCCGGGGACCGGCACCTGGAGCTCACCGAGGAGGGGCGCCGGCTGGCGACCCGGGTGATGCGCAAGCACCGTCTCGCCGAGTGCCTGCTGGTGGACGTGATCGGGCTGGAGTGGGAGCAGGTCCACGCCGAGGCGTGCCGCTGGGAGCACGTCATGAGCGAGGCCGTGGAGCGGCGGGTGCTGGAGCTGCTGCGTCACCCCACCGAGTCGCCGTACGGGAACCCGATCCCGGGCCTGGAGGAGCTGGGCGAGAAGGCGGAGGCCGACCCGTTCCTGGACGAGAGCATGGTCAGCCTGAGCGACCTCGACCCGGGCAGCGAGGGCAAGACCGTGGTGGTCCGGCGGATCGGTGAGCCCATCCAGACCGACGCCCAGCTGATGTACACCCTGCGCCGGGCCGGAGTGCAGCCGGGCTCGGTGGTGAGCGTCACCGAGTCGGCGGGCGGGGTGCTGGTGGGCAGCAGCGGCGAGGCCGCCGAGCTGGACGCCGACATCGCCGCACACGTCTTCGTCGCCAAGCGCTGA